A region of Pseudomonas putida DNA encodes the following proteins:
- a CDS encoding leucine-rich repeat domain-containing protein — MTAPTLQPNLTDTLIASRLPTWLGTASLDRLGTLRASLQQQQRIQHRLAALFSRITPLDTFAKTLLDQALSERQMPGLDVRQAKLRHTTLIPASSAVPGGLGQALSEVSDVTLLAAALHNFAEQHTPPAGALQTQVIVDAQGAVQVLSPETYIALCRSVDVGGQYQGHLESILLAPGYEGTQVASLLEEGARVNLEADVRLAAARGDIDERTYLQYLPVISKVAVVAADTTRLKPFELRVLGKLLRGVVAFEARREGRSSAPLEGVVLWVPDDVQGALRRFDSWDDLWRNLGQRCRTNGYPSFIQRFISERDRCAFSLTLHRLLQARAGGPPLQLDGRSHAIAGPLFQHVRQVRLDTLLDDACVLATPTAKASQAERERRMSDYASAGFDLLGLASLFVPALGLPLLGIAALQITDEVYEGYADWQLGDREGALNHLWCVAENLAAGVALASIGVVAGRLIERSAYVDALLPIMTERHELRLIDAALPGYALPDQGLAVGERAVVAGQSRLRTHLATYQVVEDAQGAGLRIRHPSRAQAYSPWLDDNGEGGWTHQLESPQHWQGATQLMQRLNSAWATLDPLTAERVMRITGFDEGRLRRLHLDHAPAPARLQDALQRYQLHAQHPELHGAAFELHLSGLQSPTGAAERVLKRDFPGLTPRCAREITLRAGPDVVDAMNSSQRVPLALASEARWLLRDSRLDRACAGFYQAAAVNADTERLALGLTADVAPWAQTERVELRSERLSGDLLAQSGAQDATRVKYIVKRGQGYQALDTAGVTLPSASENDSVVQALWWHLDEAQKQRLGEGGRAAEQLGHALAIRAGEQRERVATLLGMAPVEGAIRPPVRLGDGRLGYPLSGGDASRPLRGQVVTTADLQARQSIRAGLHQLFPHRPAQDVMWLALQLAQRPGRTIWTAFSELARQVERLDLSLRAWRGQATAENYHRRQRVGQLIREAWQPDFYGPGGVEALVVRNDPVGNLPMLPPGLHFGHLQRLCLSNVGLTSLQSDFLGRFSHLRSLQLSGNKLTAVPGLGDLHRLISLDLQHNRLATLDEVQHLSSLTQLALNDNQLTAIPGLATLTRLTRLDLRRNRLTALDGVQGLTLLTQLDLSDNLLSALPEQIRRLVRLQYLNVSNNQFTSLPAGIEHMVGLTQLNLAGNRLTDLPDTVGGLSRLLQLHLAENRLTRVPAALSNLTGLRILNLRGNRLTAIPEGLERLRQLVELYLADNQIIIDAPGGQRLEAFSALRTLSLNGNPIGMIPPLRNLDHLLHLSLRSTGLSEFPLAFLERHVGVYVNLADNLIVELSERALGWIRQHPNRLNLNNNPLDEEVLARWRAARMQFDTLSQRG; from the coding sequence ATGACTGCCCCAACGCTGCAACCCAATCTGACCGACACCCTGATCGCAAGCCGATTACCCACCTGGCTGGGCACGGCGTCCCTCGACCGACTTGGTACGTTGCGGGCAAGTCTGCAGCAGCAGCAACGCATCCAGCACCGGCTGGCAGCGCTGTTCTCCCGCATTACCCCATTGGATACCTTTGCCAAGACGTTGCTTGACCAGGCCTTGAGCGAACGGCAGATGCCTGGGCTTGATGTGCGTCAGGCGAAGCTGCGCCACACGACCCTCATTCCCGCATCCTCCGCAGTTCCTGGCGGGCTGGGCCAGGCGCTGAGCGAGGTCAGCGACGTGACGTTGCTGGCCGCGGCGCTGCACAACTTCGCCGAACAGCACACCCCGCCCGCAGGCGCGCTGCAAACCCAGGTAATCGTGGACGCTCAAGGAGCGGTGCAGGTGCTGAGCCCGGAAACCTACATTGCGCTTTGCCGAAGCGTGGATGTCGGGGGGCAGTACCAGGGCCATCTTGAGTCGATCCTGCTTGCGCCGGGGTATGAGGGCACGCAGGTCGCATCGCTGCTCGAAGAAGGTGCGCGCGTCAACCTTGAGGCTGACGTGCGCCTGGCAGCCGCCAGGGGTGACATCGATGAACGCACGTACTTGCAGTACCTTCCGGTTATCTCGAAAGTCGCCGTGGTGGCCGCCGACACCACCCGATTGAAGCCATTCGAGCTGCGGGTGCTGGGCAAGTTGCTGCGCGGGGTAGTGGCGTTCGAGGCGCGCCGAGAGGGGCGGTCGAGCGCGCCGCTTGAGGGGGTCGTGCTGTGGGTGCCTGATGATGTTCAGGGGGCGCTGCGGCGTTTTGATTCCTGGGATGATCTGTGGCGCAACCTGGGCCAACGGTGCCGGACGAATGGCTATCCCTCCTTTATTCAGCGGTTTATCAGCGAGCGTGATCGGTGCGCCTTCAGCCTCACCCTGCACCGCTTGTTGCAAGCCAGAGCGGGCGGCCCGCCCCTCCAGCTCGATGGCCGCAGCCACGCGATCGCAGGGCCGCTGTTTCAGCACGTTCGTCAGGTGCGCCTCGACACGCTGCTTGACGATGCGTGCGTGTTGGCCACGCCCACCGCCAAGGCCAGCCAGGCAGAGCGCGAGCGGCGCATGAGCGACTATGCCAGTGCAGGGTTTGACCTGTTGGGGTTGGCCAGCCTGTTCGTACCCGCACTTGGCCTGCCTCTGCTGGGCATCGCTGCGCTGCAGATCACGGACGAGGTCTATGAAGGCTATGCCGACTGGCAGCTCGGTGATCGCGAGGGTGCGCTGAACCACCTGTGGTGCGTTGCTGAAAACCTGGCAGCGGGGGTCGCATTGGCGTCGATCGGTGTGGTCGCCGGGCGCTTGATCGAACGCTCTGCCTACGTGGATGCGCTGCTGCCGATAATGACCGAGCGCCACGAGCTGCGGCTGATCGATGCAGCCTTGCCAGGCTATGCGCTGCCCGACCAGGGGCTGGCCGTTGGCGAGCGTGCCGTAGTGGCCGGGCAGAGCCGTTTACGCACCCACCTGGCGACCTACCAGGTTGTTGAGGATGCTCAAGGGGCGGGCTTGCGCATCCGCCACCCCAGCAGGGCGCAGGCCTATTCACCTTGGCTCGACGACAATGGCGAGGGCGGCTGGACCCATCAGTTGGAAAGCCCACAGCATTGGCAGGGTGCGACGCAACTGATGCAACGTTTGAACAGTGCCTGGGCGACGCTCGACCCGCTGACGGCCGAGCGTGTGATGCGCATAACCGGCTTCGATGAAGGGCGTCTGCGTCGCTTGCACCTGGATCATGCACCGGCGCCGGCACGGTTGCAGGATGCCTTGCAGCGCTACCAGTTACATGCTCAGCACCCTGAGTTGCACGGCGCCGCATTTGAGCTGCACTTGAGTGGGCTGCAGAGCCCCACAGGGGCAGCAGAGCGTGTGTTGAAACGCGACTTCCCCGGCCTTACACCGCGCTGCGCGCGGGAAATTACCTTGCGTGCTGGGCCTGATGTGGTCGACGCCATGAATAGCAGCCAGCGTGTGCCCCTGGCATTGGCCAGCGAAGCACGCTGGTTGTTGCGTGACAGCCGCCTGGATCGCGCCTGCGCGGGGTTCTATCAGGCGGCGGCGGTGAATGCTGACACCGAGCGGCTGGCGCTGGGCTTGACTGCTGATGTGGCACCGTGGGCGCAAACCGAGCGGGTCGAGCTGCGCAGCGAGCGCTTGAGCGGTGATCTGCTGGCCCAGTCCGGAGCACAAGATGCCACCCGAGTGAAGTACATCGTCAAGCGTGGCCAGGGCTACCAGGCTTTGGACACGGCGGGGGTGACGCTGCCCTCAGCGAGCGAAAACGACAGCGTGGTCCAGGCACTGTGGTGGCACCTTGATGAGGCACAGAAGCAGAGGCTGGGTGAGGGGGGGCGAGCGGCAGAGCAGCTCGGTCATGCCTTGGCCATTCGGGCTGGCGAGCAACGGGAGCGCGTTGCAACACTGCTTGGCATGGCCCCGGTAGAGGGTGCGATACGCCCGCCGGTGCGCCTTGGCGATGGTCGGCTGGGCTACCCACTGAGTGGTGGCGATGCCTCGCGCCCGCTACGCGGCCAGGTTGTCACCACGGCGGACCTGCAGGCCCGCCAGTCCATTCGCGCCGGGCTGCACCAGTTGTTCCCGCACCGCCCAGCACAGGACGTGATGTGGCTGGCCCTGCAACTGGCGCAGAGGCCTGGGCGGACGATCTGGACGGCGTTCAGTGAACTGGCCAGGCAGGTGGAGCGGCTCGACCTCAGCCTGCGTGCCTGGCGGGGGCAAGCCACGGCTGAAAACTACCATCGCCGCCAGCGTGTCGGGCAACTGATCCGCGAGGCATGGCAGCCTGACTTCTACGGCCCGGGCGGGGTGGAAGCGTTGGTGGTGCGCAATGACCCGGTAGGGAATTTGCCCATGTTGCCGCCAGGTCTTCACTTCGGGCACCTGCAACGCTTGTGCTTGAGCAATGTCGGATTGACCTCGCTCCAGAGCGATTTCCTTGGCCGTTTCAGCCATTTGCGAAGCTTGCAACTCAGTGGCAACAAACTGACCGCAGTGCCTGGCTTGGGTGACCTGCACCGCTTGATCAGCCTGGATCTGCAGCACAACCGGCTGGCTACCCTGGATGAGGTGCAGCACCTGTCGTCATTGACCCAGCTGGCCTTGAACGACAACCAGCTCACTGCCATACCCGGCTTGGCAACCCTCACCCGGCTCACGCGCCTGGACCTGCGGCGCAACCGCCTAACTGCGCTTGACGGTGTACAGGGCCTTACGCTGCTGACGCAACTGGACTTGAGTGACAACCTGTTGTCAGCCCTTCCCGAGCAGATTCGCAGGCTCGTGCGGCTGCAGTACCTGAATGTGAGCAACAACCAGTTCACATCACTGCCAGCGGGTATTGAGCACATGGTTGGCCTGACCCAGTTGAACCTTGCCGGTAATCGCCTTACCGACCTGCCGGACACCGTGGGCGGGCTGAGCAGGCTGTTGCAGTTGCACCTGGCAGAGAACAGATTGACGCGTGTACCAGCGGCGCTGAGCAATTTGACGGGCTTGAGAATCCTCAACTTGCGCGGCAATCGCCTCACGGCCATACCCGAGGGCCTGGAACGGCTGCGGCAGCTGGTCGAGCTGTACCTGGCTGACAACCAGATCATCATCGATGCGCCAGGTGGCCAACGGCTGGAAGCCTTCAGCGCCTTGCGAACGCTCAGCTTGAATGGCAACCCTATTGGCATGATTCCGCCACTGCGCAACCTCGACCACCTGCTTCATCTGTCGCTTCGCTCGACAGGGCTGAGCGAATTTCCCCTGGCATTTCTGGAGCGCCATGTGGGCGTGTATGTGAATCTTGCCGACAATCTGATAGTCGAGCTGAGCGAGCGGGCATTGGGCTGGATTCGGCAACACCCCAACCGACTCAATTTGAACAACAATCCCCTTGATGAGGAGGTGCTGGCGCGTTGGCGGGCGGCGCGCATGCAGTTTGACACGCTGAGCCAACGGGGCTGA
- a CDS encoding NEL-type E3 ubiquitin ligase domain-containing protein, producing MQNSPFPDDSTDALVASRLPGWLTKASPETLYSLHESQRRQQQVQQQLHSWLAQITPLDVFAAPLLQNALQTQHQLTLDVRQANLRRRTLQRFPSHIAHIPDGIKERIYQHSLLQSALHNFTEGETLASAILPGTAVLDATGQACALSPKAFFTLCRSLDLGGQYQSYLRAQLVPNGEAGRQLEALVEEGFRASLEAALKLSLVNGEIPRHAYAHCAPLFALFTPGASSVPGLRPMQLRVFGQWVRGAVAFEVTHQGATGAALEGVLCWIPDDPQGPLTWYPSWDVLYVTLGKQFRLPGYVEFFQRFIGARDLETYTRALDKALKASGLDVPVQLDGRHEAIDVPLFEHLRKQQIDTLLDNAKVHAVPTAEVDAQVRDRRLHFYLSFALDALGLASFALPVLALPLLGITALQVADEVYEGYADWYLGDRQGALEHVYAVAETVVMTAINVGAGAASHRLARAARVDDLVPVHTDEGALRLCDPYLPGHIAAGAGQHGLEMPHEWHGSVELLQDLDPQWTQLDQQAVHTVMRATGFNEDQLRRLHVEQAPSPARLKDAVQRQQLHAELPWLQDEGFERHLQAQQPLPSDAEAQLCRDFPGLSVNGAREILEHSAEGLVEQLQARQRVPLALAEQARWYLRDARLDRACAGLLQSAAINRDTEQLALDLIAERAPWRGLRIEMRKGTRLGERTAWIGPQEASEVRTVLKTDEGYQALDAEGQPMPSAKADDSLFQALLLQLDPWQKRALGNAGDSPQALADHLSQWASEQRDKVASLLAMAPIGLGFRPPVRLGDGRLGYPLSGRGESSNRALRRGVQRLFPDVDENAMVHFVAEARSLGRPPWNHYLRLCDDLRALDQALGAWLRQSSGPIQLIRRARIARRIRHAWQRRVRDTHGNLALILDGTRLGTLPALPESVRFERVTTLTLSSLELTAVDQGFLARFPNVRHLDLSSNRLVSIPDTSAYTQLELIDLRDNRIVDISEVQAGLLRANPDRVRLQGNPLSAEARERLAIEPVAPRAQADEPWFDGLSDEEAAHRRSQWQALEQEAGSDGFFAFLEALWPSEASALQPAEMRRRVGELLNAMYHHAHIRRAIFRQAAVPQRGIDLDALIISLQVALRTDGLRGRALERALRSLGRELFRLDQVNRYAAQHIEALRLRAVPFNPSEVFLAFRVQLAEPLGIYGQPTYMSFRHVEQVTADDLIAAEAAVYDAENSEALSQYLAQQAFWHDHVRVAYADQFSAVRQAYADRLAALAVDPATGQMPEGDADRLVEQRKEEEQALRLSLARGNAWTWYRLEPPHGPGTRAYAHLSRRLEMSLDTWRGLPGDPEHDARSHIADVLRAFWQSNYREEGPSLGSSSVGSAISSLPGLPSGIMFERLRALSLRNQQLSVVDADFLRRFPNLEDVDLSGNRIAHLNGLEHLPQLRRLTLGGNRLETVSGLEHLTQLTDLDLSGNQLEQMPDGVEQLAQLTSLDLSFNQIAGLDDRIGQLANLENLQLRGNLLGTVPSTLGNLAQLRILNLGANRLQVVPEHLSQLSRLTQLYLQDNAITLDAQGQLRLEWFARLEILSLEGNPLGALPQLRYNIHLQFLSLRATGMRSFPLALLQRYPELIVDLRGNRIGVLTDEALSWVEAHPDTVNLEHNQLSEAVMGRIREALARLMAERERVAEQQMPPAQRKPRGRRG from the coding sequence ATGCAGAACTCGCCTTTCCCCGACGATTCCACCGATGCTTTGGTTGCCAGTCGCCTGCCTGGCTGGTTGACCAAGGCCTCGCCGGAAACCCTCTACAGCCTGCATGAGAGCCAGCGACGGCAACAGCAGGTACAGCAGCAGTTGCACAGCTGGCTGGCGCAGATCACGCCGCTGGATGTCTTTGCTGCCCCGTTGTTGCAAAACGCTTTGCAAACGCAACATCAGCTGACGCTCGATGTGCGCCAGGCCAACTTGCGACGCAGGACGTTGCAGCGTTTCCCTTCACACATTGCTCACATCCCGGATGGCATCAAAGAGCGGATCTACCAGCACAGCCTGTTGCAGTCGGCCCTGCACAACTTCACTGAAGGCGAAACACTCGCCAGCGCGATCTTGCCGGGCACCGCCGTGCTGGATGCGACCGGGCAGGCGTGTGCCCTTTCTCCCAAGGCTTTCTTCACGCTGTGTCGCTCGCTTGACCTGGGTGGCCAGTATCAGTCCTACCTGCGGGCGCAACTGGTGCCGAACGGGGAGGCTGGCCGACAACTCGAGGCGCTGGTTGAGGAAGGGTTTCGCGCAAGCCTGGAGGCGGCGCTGAAGCTGTCCCTGGTCAACGGGGAAATCCCGCGGCACGCCTACGCGCATTGTGCTCCGCTGTTTGCCCTGTTTACCCCGGGTGCTTCTTCGGTGCCGGGGTTGCGCCCAATGCAACTGCGCGTATTCGGCCAGTGGGTGCGCGGTGCAGTGGCGTTTGAAGTCACCCATCAGGGGGCAACCGGTGCGGCGTTAGAGGGGGTCTTGTGCTGGATCCCCGATGACCCTCAAGGCCCCTTGACCTGGTACCCATCCTGGGACGTCTTGTACGTGACCCTGGGCAAGCAGTTTCGCTTGCCAGGCTACGTCGAGTTCTTTCAGCGGTTTATCGGCGCCCGCGACCTGGAAACCTACACGCGTGCCTTGGACAAGGCGTTGAAAGCCAGCGGCCTGGATGTCCCGGTCCAGCTTGATGGGCGTCATGAAGCCATCGACGTGCCGCTGTTCGAACACTTGCGCAAGCAGCAGATCGACACCTTGCTGGACAATGCCAAGGTGCATGCGGTGCCTACTGCAGAAGTGGATGCGCAGGTGCGTGACAGGCGCCTGCATTTCTACCTGAGTTTTGCGCTCGATGCATTGGGCCTGGCAAGTTTCGCGCTACCTGTGCTGGCGTTGCCGCTATTGGGTATTACTGCGCTGCAGGTGGCGGATGAGGTCTATGAGGGTTATGCCGATTGGTATCTGGGTGACCGTCAGGGCGCGTTGGAACATGTGTATGCGGTTGCCGAGACCGTGGTAATGACCGCTATCAACGTAGGCGCTGGCGCAGCATCGCACCGTCTGGCACGAGCCGCACGGGTCGATGACTTGGTGCCTGTGCACACGGATGAGGGGGCGTTGAGGCTGTGCGACCCCTATTTGCCAGGCCATATCGCTGCCGGTGCCGGGCAGCATGGGCTTGAGATGCCCCATGAATGGCATGGCAGTGTCGAGCTGCTGCAGGATCTTGACCCTCAATGGACACAGCTGGATCAGCAGGCTGTGCACACCGTGATGCGCGCCACGGGCTTCAACGAGGACCAGCTGCGCCGTCTGCACGTGGAACAGGCCCCGTCTCCGGCGCGTTTGAAAGACGCCGTGCAAAGGCAGCAGTTACACGCTGAATTGCCGTGGCTGCAAGACGAGGGTTTTGAGCGTCATCTGCAGGCGCAGCAGCCTTTGCCATCGGACGCTGAAGCGCAGCTTTGCCGGGACTTCCCCGGGCTGTCCGTCAACGGGGCACGTGAAATTCTCGAACACAGCGCCGAGGGGCTCGTCGAGCAGTTGCAAGCGCGTCAGCGAGTACCGCTGGCCTTGGCTGAGCAGGCGCGCTGGTATCTGCGCGATGCACGCTTGGACCGTGCGTGCGCGGGTCTGCTGCAAAGCGCTGCAATCAACCGGGATACCGAGCAATTGGCCTTGGACCTGATCGCGGAGCGCGCGCCCTGGCGCGGGTTGCGGATAGAAATGCGCAAGGGGACGCGCTTGGGCGAACGAACAGCCTGGATAGGGCCGCAAGAGGCCAGTGAAGTGCGTACCGTGCTCAAAACGGACGAGGGTTATCAGGCTCTGGATGCAGAGGGCCAGCCGATGCCGTCGGCCAAGGCCGACGACAGCCTGTTCCAGGCATTGCTGTTGCAGCTGGACCCGTGGCAGAAGAGGGCATTGGGCAATGCCGGGGATTCTCCGCAAGCGTTGGCCGATCACCTCTCGCAATGGGCCAGCGAGCAACGCGACAAGGTCGCCTCTTTATTGGCTATGGCGCCGATCGGGCTGGGCTTCCGGCCGCCGGTAAGGTTGGGGGACGGTCGCCTGGGCTACCCGTTGAGTGGGCGAGGCGAAAGCAGTAACCGCGCATTACGGCGCGGTGTTCAGCGGCTGTTTCCTGACGTTGACGAGAATGCCATGGTGCATTTCGTCGCTGAAGCCCGCAGCCTTGGACGGCCCCCCTGGAACCATTACCTGCGGCTGTGTGACGACTTGCGCGCCTTGGATCAGGCGTTAGGGGCGTGGCTTCGGCAATCCTCCGGGCCCATCCAACTGATCAGACGCGCGCGCATTGCCCGGCGCATTCGCCATGCCTGGCAACGGCGCGTTCGCGATACGCACGGCAATCTTGCGCTGATACTGGACGGGACACGCCTGGGCACACTGCCGGCATTGCCCGAGTCGGTACGCTTCGAGCGCGTGACCACGCTGACCTTGAGCAGCCTCGAACTCACCGCGGTCGATCAGGGTTTTCTCGCCCGTTTCCCCAACGTGCGGCATCTGGACCTGTCGTCGAACAGGCTGGTATCAATACCCGATACCAGCGCGTACACGCAACTGGAGCTGATCGACCTGCGCGATAACCGTATCGTCGATATCAGCGAAGTGCAGGCTGGTTTGTTGCGCGCTAACCCAGACCGCGTGCGTTTGCAGGGCAACCCGTTATCAGCCGAAGCGCGCGAACGGTTGGCCATCGAGCCTGTGGCGCCGCGCGCGCAGGCCGATGAGCCGTGGTTCGACGGGTTGAGCGATGAGGAGGCTGCACACCGGCGTAGCCAGTGGCAGGCGCTTGAGCAGGAAGCTGGCAGCGATGGCTTCTTTGCATTTCTTGAGGCGTTGTGGCCCTCCGAGGCCTCTGCACTTCAACCTGCCGAGATGCGCCGGCGGGTGGGGGAATTGCTCAATGCCATGTACCACCATGCGCATATCCGTCGGGCCATTTTCCGGCAGGCCGCTGTACCACAACGCGGCATTGATCTTGATGCACTGATCATCAGCCTTCAGGTGGCATTACGTACAGACGGCCTGCGGGGCAGGGCGCTGGAACGGGCGTTGCGTAGCCTGGGGCGTGAGCTGTTCAGGCTAGACCAGGTCAACCGCTATGCAGCGCAGCACATCGAAGCCTTGCGCTTGCGCGCTGTACCCTTCAATCCAAGCGAAGTTTTTTTGGCCTTCCGCGTTCAGCTTGCAGAGCCACTGGGCATTTATGGCCAGCCCACGTACATGAGTTTCAGGCACGTCGAACAAGTGACGGCTGATGACCTGATCGCAGCCGAAGCTGCGGTGTACGACGCCGAGAACTCCGAGGCACTCAGCCAGTACCTGGCACAACAAGCGTTCTGGCACGATCATGTGCGGGTCGCCTATGCCGATCAGTTTTCGGCCGTTCGGCAGGCGTACGCTGATCGGCTAGCTGCATTGGCTGTAGACCCGGCGACAGGGCAAATGCCGGAAGGTGACGCTGACCGCCTCGTCGAGCAGCGCAAGGAAGAGGAGCAGGCACTGAGGCTGAGCTTGGCCCGTGGCAACGCTTGGACATGGTATCGGCTCGAACCGCCCCATGGCCCGGGTACCCGCGCCTATGCTCATTTGTCGAGGCGCCTTGAGATGAGCCTGGACACTTGGCGCGGGCTGCCCGGTGACCCGGAACATGATGCTCGATCTCATATTGCAGACGTCCTGCGGGCGTTTTGGCAGTCCAATTACCGCGAGGAGGGCCCCTCTCTGGGCTCGTCCAGTGTTGGCTCGGCCATCAGCTCGTTGCCAGGGCTTCCCTCAGGCATCATGTTTGAACGGTTACGCGCCTTGTCATTACGCAATCAGCAACTTTCGGTTGTCGATGCCGATTTCTTGCGTCGATTTCCCAATCTGGAGGATGTGGACCTGTCGGGGAATCGGATCGCTCACCTGAATGGGTTGGAACATCTACCACAACTGCGCCGGTTGACCCTGGGGGGAAACCGGCTCGAAACGGTCAGCGGGCTGGAACACTTGACTCAACTGACCGATCTGGATCTCAGTGGTAATCAACTGGAGCAGATGCCTGACGGTGTCGAGCAGTTGGCTCAACTGACCAGCCTGGATCTGTCCTTTAACCAGATCGCGGGCTTGGATGATCGTATCGGGCAGTTGGCAAACCTTGAGAACCTGCAGCTGCGCGGCAACCTGCTGGGTACAGTGCCCAGCACGCTCGGCAATCTCGCCCAGTTGCGCATTCTAAACCTGGGTGCGAACCGTTTGCAGGTTGTCCCGGAGCATTTGAGTCAGCTGAGCCGGTTGACCCAGCTGTACCTGCAGGACAACGCTATCACCTTGGATGCGCAAGGCCAATTACGCCTGGAATGGTTCGCCAGGCTGGAAATTCTCAGCCTTGAAGGAAACCCGCTGGGTGCATTGCCGCAGTTGCGCTACAACATACACCTGCAATTTTTGTCATTACGAGCGACGGGCATGCGCAGTTTTCCTCTGGCTCTACTGCAACGCTATCCCGAGTTGATCGTCGACTTGCGCGGTAACCGAATTGGGGTGCTGACCGATGAAGCGTTGAGCTGGGTGGAGGCACATCCGGATACGGTCAATCTTGAGCACAATCAGCTGAGCGAGGCTGTTATGGGGCGAATTCGAGAGGCGCTGGCGCGGTTGATGGCAGAGCGGGAGAGGGTGGCTGAGCAACAGATGCCGCCCGCGCAGAGGAAACCACGGGGTCGTAGGGGCTGA
- a CDS encoding DUF934 domain-containing protein, giving the protein MQRIIKNNQIVDETWHLLPKETSFDELTNCDDYIVPLQLWRDHAHVLKARDGGLGIWLDSDEEAEEIGDDVQHFQVIALNFPAFTDGRNYSNARLLRDRYKFTGELRAIGDVLRDQLFFMARCGFDAFAIRADKDPEDALQSLKDFSVTYQGATDQPLPLFRRR; this is encoded by the coding sequence ATGCAGCGAATCATTAAGAACAACCAGATCGTCGACGAAACCTGGCACCTGCTGCCCAAGGAAACCTCGTTCGACGAGTTGACCAACTGCGACGACTACATCGTCCCGCTGCAACTGTGGCGCGACCATGCCCACGTGCTCAAGGCCCGCGACGGCGGCCTTGGCATCTGGCTGGACAGCGACGAAGAAGCGGAAGAGATCGGCGATGATGTTCAGCACTTCCAGGTCATCGCCCTGAACTTCCCGGCCTTCACCGACGGGCGCAACTACTCCAATGCGCGCCTGCTGCGTGACCGCTACAAGTTCACCGGCGAGCTGCGCGCCATTGGCGACGTGCTGCGCGACCAGCTGTTCTTCATGGCCCGCTGCGGTTTTGATGCATTCGCAATCCGTGCCGACAAGGACCCGGAAGACGCGCTGCAGAGCCTGAAGGACTTCTCGGTGACCTACCAGGGCGCCACCGACCAGCCGCTGCCGCTGTTCCGCCGCCGCTGA